In one window of Methanosarcina vacuolata Z-761 DNA:
- the cysE gene encoding serine O-acetyltransferase, protein MVIREDIRTVFKKDPAARSTLEVICCYPGLHAVWIHRISHLLWERHFYFLARLLSHISRMLTGIEIHPGAKLGRRVFIDHGSGVVIGETAEVGDDVLIYMGVVLGGTALEKTKRHPTIENDVVIGSGASVLGPITVGKGAKIGSGSVVIRTVPPGATAVGVPARITGPETSVYTGPLDHNKLPDPALLVISQMLDRLSRLEEI, encoded by the coding sequence ATGGTAATCAGGGAAGATATCAGGACCGTTTTTAAAAAAGACCCCGCAGCAAGGTCTACGCTTGAGGTAATCTGCTGCTATCCTGGCCTGCATGCTGTCTGGATACATCGGATATCTCATTTGCTCTGGGAGAGACATTTTTACTTTCTGGCCCGTCTGCTCTCTCACATTTCCAGGATGTTAACAGGTATTGAAATCCACCCAGGAGCAAAGCTTGGAAGGAGAGTTTTCATAGACCACGGGTCCGGAGTGGTGATCGGAGAAACTGCTGAGGTAGGCGATGACGTTTTGATATATATGGGAGTTGTATTAGGCGGGACAGCTCTGGAAAAGACAAAACGTCATCCTACTATTGAAAATGACGTGGTTATTGGTTCAGGAGCATCAGTACTTGGGCCAATCACTGTTGGAAAAGGTGCTAAAATTGGCTCCGGCTCAGTTGTGATCCGGACAGTTCCACCAGGAGCTACTGCAGTTGGTGTCCCTGCGCGGATTACAGGGCCAGAAACATCCGTATATACAGGACCACTAGATCATAATAAGCTACCAGATCCAGCACTTCTAGTGATAAGCCAGATGCTTGACCGGTTGAGCAGGTTGGAAGAAATTTAA
- the nifS gene encoding cysteine desulfurase NifS → MDIHNCEGVSVTIENKTIYMDNSATTPVRREVVEEMLPYLTENFGNPSSIYEIGKISKHAIDKARTKVANALGAEENEIYFTSGGTESDNWAIKGIAFANRNKGKHIITSSIEHHAVLHTCAWLEGQGFEVTYLPVDKYGMVSPEELKKAIRDDTILISIMLANNEIGTIQPVEEIGKIAKENRIYFHTDAVQAIGHVPIDVKKMNIDLLSLSGHKFEGPKGCGALYIRKGTKIDILLHGGAQERKRRAGTENVPSIVGLGKAIELATAEIEESNKTLLELRERLIKGLLKIPKTHLNGHPTQRLANNVNVTFEYIEGESLLLLLNAKGIFASTGSACNSSSLEPSHVLTACGVPHEIVHGSLRLSLGRMNSEKDVDRVLEAVPDIVQKLRNMSPLTPKEYRTI, encoded by the coding sequence ATGGATATTCACAATTGTGAAGGTGTGAGTGTGACCATTGAAAACAAGACCATTTACATGGACAACTCTGCTACAACTCCTGTAAGGAGAGAAGTTGTCGAAGAGATGCTTCCCTACCTGACCGAGAATTTTGGAAACCCTTCTTCTATCTATGAGATCGGAAAAATCTCAAAACATGCAATAGACAAAGCAAGAACAAAGGTTGCCAATGCTCTCGGGGCCGAAGAAAACGAGATATATTTCACATCCGGAGGCACGGAATCCGATAACTGGGCAATTAAGGGTATAGCCTTTGCAAACCGGAATAAAGGAAAACACATAATCACTTCTTCTATCGAACACCACGCAGTTCTGCATACCTGTGCCTGGCTAGAAGGACAGGGCTTTGAGGTAACATACTTGCCTGTTGACAAATATGGAATGGTATCCCCTGAGGAGTTGAAAAAGGCAATTCGAGACGATACTATCCTTATTTCCATAATGCTTGCAAACAACGAAATAGGTACAATCCAGCCTGTAGAGGAAATCGGAAAAATTGCGAAAGAGAACCGGATCTATTTCCATACGGACGCTGTACAGGCAATAGGCCATGTTCCTATCGATGTTAAAAAAATGAATATCGACCTTCTCTCACTTTCAGGACATAAGTTTGAAGGCCCAAAGGGCTGTGGAGCTCTTTACATTCGAAAAGGGACAAAAATAGATATCCTTCTGCACGGTGGGGCTCAAGAAAGAAAGCGCAGGGCCGGAACCGAGAATGTCCCTTCCATTGTGGGGCTTGGAAAAGCTATAGAGCTTGCAACAGCCGAAATTGAGGAATCCAATAAAACTCTATTGGAGCTGAGAGAGCGCCTCATAAAAGGACTTTTGAAAATCCCGAAAACCCATCTCAATGGGCATCCTACACAGAGGCTTGCAAATAATGTAAATGTCACATTTGAATACATAGAGGGCGAATCGCTTCTGCTGCTACTGAACGCAAAAGGAATTTTCGCATCTACCGGAAGCGCATGTAATTCTTCTTCTCTCGAGCCTTCTCACGTGCTTACAGCTTGCGGAGTCCCGCATGAAATCGTTCACGGTTCACTCAGACTTAGCCTCGGAAGGATGAATTCCGAAAAAGATGTGGACAGGGTACTTGAGGCTGTGCCTGATATCGTACAGAAACTGAGAAATATGTCTCCTCTGACCCCTAAAGAGTACAGGACTATTTGA
- the thiM gene encoding hydroxyethylthiazole kinase, whose protein sequence is MNKPLKTIRETKPLIHHITNWVTIYDCANMTRAFGALPVMAHAPEECAEMTGISSALVLNIGTLTSEIIDSMLLSAAAANEKKIPIVLDAVGVGATKFRDEMAAKILGSARIDIIKGNYSEIAKLAGESAETKGVEATSINADPVKIAKQFAKLSSSVIVMTGKEDIISDGERVFVVKNGHELMGSIVGTGCMAASVIGLFAAVNPDYCEASREALCYFGVAGELAASKSNGPGSFKVNLYDEVFNLSDEKVKSMMNFEEQ, encoded by the coding sequence ATGAACAAACCATTAAAAACAATAAGAGAAACAAAACCACTCATACATCATATAACGAACTGGGTAACTATCTACGACTGCGCAAATATGACAAGAGCTTTCGGTGCGCTGCCTGTAATGGCGCATGCCCCTGAAGAATGCGCTGAAATGACAGGGATTTCATCGGCTCTTGTGCTTAACATCGGAACCCTGACCTCTGAAATAATCGACTCCATGCTTCTCTCTGCTGCCGCTGCAAACGAAAAGAAAATTCCTATTGTGCTTGATGCCGTCGGGGTCGGAGCTACGAAATTCAGAGACGAAATGGCTGCTAAAATCCTTGGTTCTGCCCGTATCGATATTATAAAAGGCAATTACTCGGAAATTGCAAAACTGGCGGGCGAAAGCGCTGAGACTAAAGGAGTTGAGGCAACATCAATTAATGCAGACCCTGTAAAGATTGCGAAGCAATTTGCAAAATTAAGCTCTTCCGTTATCGTGATGACAGGAAAAGAAGATATTATAAGTGACGGAGAAAGAGTTTTTGTTGTTAAGAACGGGCATGAACTCATGGGGTCGATTGTCGGAACAGGATGCATGGCTGCCTCTGTAATAGGTTTGTTTGCCGCAGTTAATCCGGACTACTGCGAAGCGTCCAGAGAAGCATTATGTTACTTTGGAGTTGCAGGAGAACTTGCAGCAAGTAAATCAAACGGGCCAGGAAGTTTCAAGGTTAACCTGTATGATGAGGTGTTCAACCTGTCGGATGAGAAAGTAAAAAGTATGATGAATTTTGAAGAACAGTAA
- a CDS encoding transcriptional regulator — protein sequence MITVETPCQKIVWDLVPAIRASLAIELVKKGQSQAASAKLLGIAPSAVSQYISGKRGYRIEFQGETKELIEKLAQDLIDNNVSDFVIRVCDICVSARGIENKCSSGCGSEKQAGDNKEDEAKNQEKAET from the coding sequence ATGATAACTGTGGAAACTCCATGTCAGAAAATTGTGTGGGATCTGGTTCCCGCAATAAGGGCCAGTCTTGCAATCGAACTTGTAAAAAAAGGACAGTCACAGGCAGCGTCTGCAAAGTTGCTGGGGATTGCCCCGTCGGCAGTTTCCCAGTACATTTCGGGAAAAAGAGGCTACAGGATTGAGTTCCAGGGCGAGACGAAAGAATTGATTGAAAAACTTGCGCAGGATTTGATCGATAACAACGTCTCTGACTTTGTAATAAGGGTTTGTGATATCTGTGTAAGTGCCAGAGGAATTGAAAATAAGTGCAGTAGTGGTTGCGGTTCGGAAAAACAAGCTGGTGATAATAAGGAAGATGAAGCGAAAAATCAAGAAAAAGCTGAAACATAA
- a CDS encoding metal-sulfur cluster assembly factor yields MDIVKLGLVKEVIIEGSNVDINLVLTTSACPMIEYLKDQIRRKVLNAGGIEKVNVNILDEPWKGDLFKKQIVY; encoded by the coding sequence ATGGATATTGTCAAACTGGGCCTGGTAAAGGAAGTAATAATCGAAGGATCAAATGTAGATATAAACCTTGTATTGACAACAAGCGCCTGCCCTATGATTGAGTACCTCAAGGACCAGATCCGGCGAAAAGTCTTGAATGCTGGCGGGATAGAAAAGGTTAATGTCAATATTCTTGATGAACCCTGGAAAGGGGATCTATTCAAAAAACAGATAGTCTATTAA
- the cysK gene encoding cysteine synthase A gives MGRIYSDITWTIGNTPLVRLNRITEGLHADVLAKVESFNPMGSVKDRIGLSMVEEAELAGKIKKGTTIVEATSGNTGIGLACVCAARGYNLILVMPETMTVERRKLLTALGAELVLTPGMEGMKGAVNKAEQMAADDPELYFIAQQFQNPANPEIHQLTTAQEIWRDTDGKADAIVAGVGTGGTITGIASIIKKRKSAFKAIAVEPAESPVLSGGSPGPHKIQGIGAGFVPDVLQLDLVDEVIKVTGDNAAATSRRLAKEEGILAGISSGAATYAALQVAAREEMSGKTIIVILPDTGERYLSTDLFD, from the coding sequence ATGGGACGAATATATTCCGATATAACCTGGACAATTGGTAATACGCCTCTTGTCAGGTTAAACCGCATAACAGAAGGTTTGCATGCGGATGTGTTAGCTAAAGTCGAGTCCTTTAATCCTATGGGAAGTGTGAAGGACAGAATAGGGTTGTCAATGGTTGAAGAAGCCGAACTTGCAGGTAAAATCAAAAAGGGTACCACTATTGTTGAAGCAACCAGCGGCAATACCGGCATAGGACTTGCATGCGTCTGTGCTGCCCGTGGCTATAATCTCATACTGGTTATGCCTGAAACAATGACAGTAGAAAGAAGAAAACTGCTGACAGCCCTGGGAGCAGAGCTGGTTCTAACCCCCGGAATGGAAGGAATGAAAGGAGCAGTCAATAAAGCCGAGCAGATGGCTGCCGACGACCCTGAACTTTACTTTATAGCTCAGCAATTTCAGAACCCTGCAAACCCTGAAATCCACCAGCTGACAACAGCTCAGGAGATCTGGAGAGATACGGACGGCAAAGCAGATGCTATTGTAGCAGGCGTTGGAACAGGCGGAACTATCACAGGCATTGCCAGCATAATTAAAAAACGGAAATCTGCTTTTAAGGCAATTGCAGTCGAGCCTGCCGAATCTCCCGTGCTCAGCGGCGGAAGCCCTGGACCACATAAAATCCAGGGTATAGGTGCAGGTTTTGTTCCTGATGTACTTCAGCTTGACCTTGTTGATGAAGTAATCAAAGTAACCGGAGACAACGCCGCTGCAACATCCCGGCGCCTGGCAAAGGAAGAAGGCATCCTTGCAGGCATATCCTCAGGCGCTGCTACCTATGCTGCACTTCAGGTGGCGGCCAGGGAAGAAATGAGCGGGAAAACCATTATTGTAATTTTACCGGATACGGGAGAGCGTTATCTGAGCACCGACCTCTTTGACTGA
- the metX gene encoding homoserine O-acetyltransferase MetX: MEISTQGSSFKNLFSGRKGQNLGIVRSMNYEIPGIFRLESGKTLSHVRIEYEMYGKMNTDKSNVILVCHALTGDAHAAGFHADDKKPGWWNIVIGPNKAFDTERYCIVCSNIIGGCKGSTGPSSINPETGKPYGISFPVITIADMVNAQKKLVEYLGIKQLFAVAGGSMGGMQVLQWTVSYPEMIKKAIAIATTASSTPQQIAFGAIGRKAITDDPKWNKGNYYGKEIPAQGLSLARMIGHITYLSDASMQKKFGRDPQTETGLTTSKTGSEPSSEIFPDSSSYFQVESYLNHQGSTFTKRFDANSYLYITKAVDFFDLSKNGSLIEGLSGITAKYLVISITSDWLYPPYQSQEIVSALTANGIDAKYEEIRSQYGHDAFLLEEGQLNYIIRSFLSQVLVSDIMYQNFYSVSRNETIENASTLMVKKKVNHLPVVSEDGKLEGIVTSWDITKAVACKITELDEIITRDVKYVFSGDKIETASSIMEDYSISALPVIDSENRVIGMVTSESISALIGRFG, encoded by the coding sequence ATGGAAATCTCAACCCAGGGTTCTTCCTTTAAAAACCTTTTTTCGGGAAGAAAAGGCCAGAATCTTGGGATAGTCCGTTCAATGAACTATGAAATTCCTGGAATTTTCAGGCTCGAAAGCGGAAAGACTCTATCCCATGTCAGGATAGAGTATGAGATGTATGGGAAGATGAACACGGATAAGAGTAACGTTATCCTGGTCTGTCATGCCCTTACAGGCGATGCCCATGCTGCCGGATTTCACGCAGACGACAAAAAGCCAGGCTGGTGGAACATTGTAATTGGCCCGAATAAGGCTTTTGACACGGAAAGATACTGCATTGTCTGTTCAAACATAATAGGGGGCTGTAAAGGTTCTACAGGTCCTTCTTCTATCAACCCTGAAACCGGAAAACCCTATGGTATTTCATTTCCTGTAATTACTATTGCGGATATGGTAAATGCCCAGAAGAAGCTTGTCGAGTACCTGGGGATAAAACAGCTTTTTGCAGTTGCAGGCGGCTCAATGGGTGGAATGCAGGTTCTTCAATGGACGGTTAGTTATCCTGAAATGATTAAAAAAGCAATTGCAATCGCAACAACCGCATCTTCAACCCCACAGCAAATTGCATTTGGAGCAATTGGAAGAAAAGCAATAACTGATGACCCGAAATGGAATAAGGGAAACTACTATGGGAAGGAAATCCCCGCACAGGGCCTGTCACTTGCCCGCATGATAGGCCATATCACATACTTAAGCGATGCTTCAATGCAAAAGAAGTTCGGAAGAGACCCGCAGACTGAAACAGGTCTGACCACATCTAAAACCGGCTCAGAACCATCTTCAGAAATCTTTCCTGATAGCTCTTCATATTTTCAGGTCGAAAGCTACCTGAATCACCAGGGAAGTACCTTTACGAAGCGTTTTGATGCTAATTCCTATCTTTATATCACAAAAGCCGTGGATTTTTTTGACCTTTCAAAGAACGGCTCCCTTATCGAAGGTCTTTCCGGGATTACTGCAAAATACCTTGTGATTTCCATAACTTCAGACTGGCTCTATCCCCCTTACCAATCTCAGGAAATCGTATCTGCGCTTACTGCAAACGGGATTGATGCCAAATACGAAGAAATCAGGTCCCAGTACGGCCATGATGCCTTTTTGCTTGAAGAAGGACAGCTCAATTACATTATAAGGAGCTTTCTTTCACAGGTTCTTGTAAGCGATATCATGTACCAGAACTTCTATTCGGTTTCCAGAAACGAAACAATAGAGAACGCTTCAACCCTTATGGTAAAGAAAAAAGTAAACCATCTGCCTGTAGTATCCGAAGACGGAAAGCTTGAAGGTATAGTCACTTCCTGGGACATTACAAAAGCCGTAGCCTGCAAAATCACCGAACTGGATGAAATAATTACCCGCGACGTGAAATACGTATTCTCAGGCGATAAAATTGAGACTGCATCCTCGATAATGGAAGATTACTCAATTTCCGCGCTTCCTGTGATCGATTCTGAAAACAGAGTTATAGGCATGGTTACGAGTGAAAGCATAAGCGCGCTTATAGGAAGGTTTGGTTAA
- the nadA gene encoding quinolinate synthase NadA, whose product MENELIIEEIKKLKVERNAVILSHFYTRGEVQEVADFIGDSLSLCKAAVSSKADVIVFAGVHFMAESAAIISPQKTVLLPVPDAGCPMADMVTAESLRAAKEKHPEAAVVCYVNSSAAVKAESDICCTSANAINVVNSIEEREIIFIPDKNLGAFVSLHTDKKIHLWPGFCHVHDNISEENLEELKKFHPDAEFLAHPECRPEVLKFADRVLSTSGIVNEVESSGSTEFIIGTEREIVRNLKRKYPGKKFYPASEKTFCYNMKKITLEAILNSLQNMEYEIHVPENIRVKAKRTLDRMLEISRS is encoded by the coding sequence ATGGAAAACGAGTTAATTATAGAAGAGATAAAAAAACTTAAAGTCGAAAGGAATGCAGTTATCCTTTCCCACTTTTACACTCGCGGCGAAGTTCAGGAAGTTGCGGACTTTATCGGGGATTCGCTTTCCCTTTGCAAAGCTGCAGTTAGTTCAAAAGCTGATGTTATAGTTTTTGCAGGCGTTCACTTTATGGCAGAATCTGCAGCAATAATTTCTCCTCAGAAGACAGTCCTCTTACCCGTACCCGATGCAGGTTGCCCTATGGCTGATATGGTTACTGCTGAGTCTCTGAGGGCCGCAAAAGAAAAACATCCCGAGGCTGCAGTCGTATGCTATGTCAATAGTTCGGCAGCCGTAAAAGCTGAATCCGATATATGCTGTACGTCTGCAAATGCAATAAATGTGGTAAATTCAATTGAGGAACGGGAGATTATATTTATTCCGGACAAAAACCTGGGAGCTTTCGTATCCCTTCATACTGATAAAAAGATACATCTCTGGCCAGGATTCTGTCATGTTCATGACAATATCAGTGAAGAAAATCTAGAAGAGTTGAAAAAATTTCATCCTGATGCTGAGTTTCTTGCACATCCAGAATGCAGGCCTGAAGTCCTGAAATTTGCAGATCGGGTTCTCAGTACATCAGGAATTGTAAATGAAGTTGAAAGTTCAGGTTCCACGGAATTCATAATTGGAACCGAAAGGGAAATTGTTAGAAACCTGAAAAGGAAATACCCGGGTAAGAAGTTCTATCCCGCTTCAGAGAAGACTTTTTGCTACAATATGAAGAAAATAACCCTTGAGGCTATCCTGAACAGCTTGCAGAATATGGAATATGAAATCCATGTCCCGGAAAATATAAGGGTCAAAGCCAAAAGAACCCTGGACAGGATGCTTGAGATAAGCAGATCCTGA
- a CDS encoding O-acetylhomoserine aminocarboxypropyltransferase/cysteine synthase family protein, giving the protein MTDENRNRNEKEGKENRESQTTANLEKKKVESLGVSTLAVHAGAKPDPATGARSVPIYQTAAYVFKDADEAADLFGLRKEGNIYTRLMNPTTDVFEKRIAALEGGIGALAVASGMAAITTALLTFTKPGDEIVSGDKLYGGTYELFNYTFPRLGRTVKFVDVDKPEEFKNAISEKTKAFYVESIGNPGLNIPDLEKLAEIAHAARIPLVLDNTVSPLILRPIEHGVDIVVYSATKFIGGHGTSIGGVIVDSGNFDWNPEKFPEICEPDPGYHGLKYKEAFGKAAFIAKARVQFIRDTGACISPFNSFLFTLGLETLPLRMKKHCDNALEIARFLENHPKVSWVSYPGLESHCSYELAKKYLKSGYGALIGFGIKGGERECKKFIEGLEIFSHLANIGDAKSLVIHPASTTHEQLSKEEQADCGVTEDFIRLSIGIEDAKDLISDIEQALSEV; this is encoded by the coding sequence ATGACGGATGAAAACAGAAATCGGAACGAAAAAGAAGGCAAGGAAAATCGGGAAAGTCAGACAACAGCAAATCTGGAAAAAAAGAAGGTTGAAAGCCTTGGAGTTTCTACCCTTGCTGTGCATGCAGGTGCAAAACCTGATCCGGCTACAGGAGCAAGGTCAGTTCCGATTTATCAGACTGCAGCATATGTATTTAAGGACGCTGATGAAGCTGCCGATCTTTTCGGGCTCAGGAAAGAAGGTAATATTTATACCCGCCTTATGAACCCCACAACCGATGTCTTTGAAAAAAGAATCGCTGCTCTTGAAGGAGGCATAGGTGCCCTTGCAGTAGCCTCAGGAATGGCTGCAATCACAACTGCGCTTCTCACTTTTACAAAACCGGGAGACGAGATCGTTTCAGGAGATAAGCTTTACGGAGGGACCTATGAGCTTTTTAATTATACTTTCCCCAGGCTAGGAAGGACTGTAAAATTTGTAGACGTGGATAAGCCTGAAGAATTCAAAAATGCAATCTCAGAAAAAACAAAAGCCTTTTATGTGGAATCGATAGGAAACCCCGGGCTTAACATTCCTGATTTAGAAAAACTCGCAGAGATTGCTCATGCCGCAAGAATTCCCCTTGTTTTGGACAATACGGTTTCTCCTCTGATCTTAAGGCCAATTGAACATGGAGTTGATATTGTTGTGTATTCGGCGACCAAATTCATTGGCGGCCACGGGACTTCCATAGGAGGAGTAATTGTTGACTCCGGAAACTTTGACTGGAACCCTGAAAAGTTCCCTGAAATCTGCGAGCCTGATCCCGGATACCACGGCTTAAAGTATAAGGAAGCCTTTGGAAAGGCCGCTTTCATTGCAAAAGCCAGAGTGCAGTTTATAAGGGATACCGGAGCGTGCATTTCTCCTTTTAACTCTTTCCTGTTCACACTTGGACTTGAAACTCTCCCCCTTAGAATGAAAAAACACTGTGACAACGCCCTGGAGATTGCAAGATTTCTGGAAAATCATCCAAAGGTTTCCTGGGTTTCGTATCCTGGGCTTGAATCCCACTGCAGCTATGAGCTTGCGAAGAAATATCTTAAATCAGGGTACGGTGCACTAATAGGATTCGGAATCAAAGGCGGAGAGAGGGAATGCAAAAAGTTTATTGAAGGGCTTGAGATCTTTTCCCACCTTGCAAATATAGGGGATGCAAAAAGCCTTGTAATCCATCCGGCTTCAACCACCCATGAACAGCTATCAAAGGAAGAGCAGGCAGACTGTGGAGTAACTGAGGACTTTATCAGGCTGTCTATAGGAATTGAAGATGCAAAGGACCTGATTTCTGATATCGAGCAGGCACTTTCCGAGGTATGA
- a CDS encoding HesA/MoeB/ThiF family protein: MEKYTAEKYTRQIMLFGEEGQEKLRKATVFVIGAGGLGSPVSTYLAVAGVGKIILADFDSVELSNLNRQFLHHEKDVGREKTTSAEEKLLSLNPEIKVETIKEKITAENAGSIVPPCDIIIDALDNFDTRHVLNRLAVERNIPLVHGAVSGYRGQATTVIPGKTPCLCCIFPTSFKKEVFPVLGTTPGVIGTIQANEAIKYLTGQGELLENRLLLWDGLSCSFSELKINKSENCPVCGVNKRK, encoded by the coding sequence ATGGAGAAATATACAGCAGAAAAATATACCAGGCAGATAATGCTTTTTGGGGAAGAAGGTCAGGAAAAGTTAAGGAAAGCAACAGTGTTTGTTATCGGAGCAGGAGGGCTTGGATCTCCGGTTTCCACTTACCTTGCAGTTGCAGGTGTTGGAAAAATAATACTTGCAGACTTTGATTCGGTAGAACTCAGCAACCTTAACAGGCAATTTCTCCATCATGAAAAGGATGTCGGAAGAGAAAAGACCACATCCGCAGAGGAAAAGCTCCTTTCCCTGAATCCGGAAATAAAAGTCGAGACTATCAAGGAAAAAATCACGGCTGAGAATGCAGGCTCAATAGTTCCTCCATGTGATATTATAATAGACGCTCTTGATAATTTTGATACAAGGCATGTGCTGAACAGGCTTGCAGTGGAACGGAATATACCCCTGGTTCATGGAGCAGTCTCAGGCTACAGAGGTCAGGCAACAACAGTAATTCCGGGAAAGACACCATGCCTTTGCTGTATCTTTCCAACCTCCTTTAAAAAAGAAGTATTTCCTGTACTTGGAACTACTCCGGGAGTAATAGGAACTATTCAGGCTAATGAAGCGATTAAGTATCTGACAGGGCAGGGAGAGCTGCTGGAAAATCGCCTTTTGTTATGGGACGGGCTTTCATGCTCTTTCAGTGAACTGAAGATTAATAAATCAGAAAATTGCCCGGTCTGTGGAGTTAATAAAAGAAAATGA
- the thiE gene encoding thiamine phosphate synthase translates to MNQKDFSWKSSLLKEIDFYLVTDSGLSKKGTLSDVKDAVESGCRIVQYREKDKSTKEMVEEASEIKRICSGRAIFLVNDRIDVALAVDADGVHIGQDDMPVETARKLLGEDKIIGLSVNDREEAVLAEKSGTDYLGLGPIFDTATKKDAGKGIGSLKIREVKDAIKLPVVAIGGINKENCESVIQNGADSLVAISAVVCSDDVKRETKYFIDMIQRIKKHEKE, encoded by the coding sequence ATGAACCAGAAAGACTTCAGCTGGAAAAGTTCCCTTTTGAAAGAAATCGACTTCTACCTTGTGACAGATTCCGGACTTTCTAAAAAAGGGACTTTATCCGATGTAAAGGACGCAGTCGAGTCAGGCTGCAGGATTGTTCAGTACCGGGAAAAGGATAAAAGTACGAAAGAAATGGTCGAAGAGGCTTCAGAAATTAAGAGAATCTGCAGTGGCAGGGCAATATTTCTGGTAAATGACAGGATCGATGTTGCTTTAGCCGTTGATGCGGATGGAGTCCATATTGGCCAGGACGATATGCCTGTTGAAACGGCAAGAAAGCTCCTTGGTGAGGATAAAATAATCGGCCTTAGTGTAAATGACAGAGAGGAAGCAGTCCTGGCGGAAAAATCAGGGACTGACTATTTGGGCCTTGGCCCAATATTCGATACTGCTACAAAAAAAGATGCAGGGAAAGGAATAGGTTCACTTAAAATCCGAGAAGTTAAAGATGCAATAAAGCTTCCTGTAGTTGCTATTGGCGGAATAAACAAGGAAAACTGCGAAAGTGTTATTCAGAACGGAGCTGACAGCCTGGTCGCAATTTCTGCAGTTGTGTGCAGTGACGATGTAAAAAGAGAAACTAAGTACTTTATTGATATGATTCAGCGAATCAAAAAGCATGAGAAGGAATGA
- the nifU gene encoding Fe-S cluster assembly scaffold protein NifU, translating into MDYSLKVMDHFSNPRNMGSIENSDGVGEVGNAKCGDIMKIYLKVENDRIADVKFQTFGCGAAIASSSMATEMIKGKTLEEAWKLSNKAVAEALDGLPPIKMHCSMLAEEAIHEAINDYLKKKGLEPWDE; encoded by the coding sequence ATGGACTACAGCCTTAAAGTAATGGATCATTTTTCAAACCCGAGAAACATGGGAAGCATTGAGAACAGTGACGGCGTAGGAGAGGTCGGAAACGCGAAGTGTGGAGACATAATGAAAATCTACCTCAAGGTCGAGAATGATCGGATTGCGGATGTAAAATTCCAGACCTTCGGGTGCGGAGCTGCAATTGCATCGAGCAGTATGGCAACTGAAATGATTAAGGGAAAAACCCTGGAAGAAGCCTGGAAACTGTCAAATAAAGCCGTCGCAGAAGCCCTTGATGGCCTTCCTCCGATTAAAATGCACTGTTCAATGCTTGCAGAAGAAGCGATTCATGAGGCAATTAATGATTATCTAAAGAAAAAAGGGCTTGAGCCATGGGATGAATAA